A region from the Virgibacillus siamensis genome encodes:
- the gerD gene encoding spore germination lipoprotein GerD, which yields MKRAICAAFITLLIVVLSACSGESSASKQADYDATKKMVVDILQTEDGKKALKEILSDEKLKKQLVIQSDVVKKSLNEVLTSDKSKEMWTKLFEDPKFVKAYAKAMADEHKKLMKELMNDPEFQKQMLDLMQNPQIDKQMLEVMKSQDFRKHLEKTIQETLQSPLFQAKMTETLLKAAEEQSKQGGKQSQSSGQSGQSGGSGGSGSSGSAGGQ from the coding sequence GTGAAACGAGCAATATGTGCAGCATTCATCACATTGCTCATAGTTGTCCTAAGCGCTTGTAGCGGGGAAAGTTCTGCAAGTAAACAGGCCGATTACGACGCGACCAAAAAAATGGTCGTTGATATACTGCAGACAGAAGATGGAAAAAAGGCCCTGAAAGAAATATTATCGGATGAGAAGCTGAAAAAACAGCTTGTAATCCAGTCCGATGTTGTTAAAAAGTCATTGAATGAAGTGCTGACTTCCGATAAATCAAAAGAAATGTGGACAAAATTATTCGAGGACCCCAAATTTGTAAAAGCCTATGCAAAAGCAATGGCTGATGAGCATAAAAAGTTGATGAAGGAATTAATGAATGATCCCGAATTCCAGAAACAAATGCTTGATTTAATGCAAAATCCGCAAATTGACAAGCAAATGCTTGAGGTTATGAAAAGCCAGGATTTCCGCAAACATCTGGAAAAAACAATCCAGGAGACATTGCAGTCACCGTTATTCCAGGCAAAAATGACTGAAACTTTATTAAAAGCAGCTGAAGAGCAAAGTAAACAAGGCGGCAAGCAATCACAGAGCAGCGGTCAAAGTGGTCAATCAGGCGGATCGGGAGGATCAGGCAGCTCCGGCAGTGCAGGTGGTCAATAA
- a CDS encoding DUF948 domain-containing protein, which yields MTLTGIGVIFIGVAFLVLAIYLAWTLNNLANILRGIEKTVEPLPDQLDDIFRETGSLINHTNDTLSDVNEKLRTLSPLFYVLGDVGEMSRKLTSPLAKFNISRKKKTTEDK from the coding sequence ATGACATTAACAGGAATTGGAGTAATATTTATTGGAGTTGCATTTTTAGTACTGGCCATTTATTTGGCATGGACGTTAAATAACCTTGCCAACATTCTCCGCGGGATTGAAAAAACAGTTGAACCACTGCCGGATCAACTGGATGATATTTTCCGGGAGACAGGCAGTTTGATTAACCATACGAATGATACATTATCTGACGTAAATGAAAAATTGCGGACGCTAAGCCCTCTATTCTACGTGCTTGGCGATGTTGGTGAAATGTCGCGAAAGCTGACCTCACCTCTGGCGAAATTCAATATTTCCCGAAAAAAGAAGACAACCGAAGATAAATAA
- the pdaB gene encoding polysaccharide deacetylase family sporulation protein PdaB has product MDHFYVMRINKWKRWLVVVAFAFFAALLLWFESMGSLAVFSKGEPAAFTRGNPDQSNIALTFNISWGEEKVHDILKMLKKHNVQATFFVSGEWAERHPEILKKITKGKHELGMLGYRYESYLDMELEQVGKDLRHAREVFNKLGYEDMELLRPPSGHFNKEIIKLAEEMDYKVVHWNVSPHDWENPGTQQIINFVMEKTKNGDIILMHASDSVKQTGKALKTILPGLKKKGFQFVSVSELINQAHAEAKIVE; this is encoded by the coding sequence ATGGATCATTTTTATGTTATGCGGATTAACAAGTGGAAACGCTGGCTGGTTGTGGTGGCATTCGCATTCTTTGCAGCGTTGCTGTTATGGTTTGAGAGCATGGGCTCGTTGGCTGTTTTTTCCAAAGGTGAACCTGCCGCCTTTACAAGAGGAAATCCGGATCAATCAAATATTGCATTAACCTTTAATATCAGCTGGGGTGAAGAAAAGGTTCATGATATTTTAAAAATGCTCAAAAAACATAATGTACAAGCCACCTTTTTTGTGAGCGGCGAATGGGCGGAGCGTCACCCTGAAATCCTAAAAAAGATAACGAAAGGAAAACATGAACTGGGAATGCTCGGCTATCGCTATGAGAGCTACTTGGATATGGAATTGGAGCAGGTTGGCAAAGATCTGCGGCATGCACGGGAAGTTTTTAATAAACTTGGATATGAAGATATGGAATTGCTCCGGCCGCCAAGTGGACATTTCAACAAAGAAATCATCAAGCTTGCCGAGGAAATGGATTACAAAGTGGTCCACTGGAATGTAAGTCCGCATGATTGGGAAAATCCGGGAACACAACAAATTATTAATTTTGTCATGGAGAAAACAAAAAATGGTGATATTATTCTTATGCATGCATCCGACTCTGTAAAACAAACAGGCAAAGCATTAAAAACCATTTTACCCGGCTTAAAAAAGAAAGGATTTCAGTTTGTTTCCGTTTCAGAACTTATTAACCAAGCGCATGCGGAAGCAAAAATAGTGGAATAA
- a CDS encoding HlyD family efflux transporter periplasmic adaptor subunit — translation MNRRKVILTLIVLFFGVNCLLVYLDEDEKVDRFSYIDEWAAITKQDMYETIETDGVLQAAKENSVYFDEDKGSFLEFKVEDGAEVDVGDALFTYEPRNFYETKAQLESDAASLNGQIAAIEEAIARVSSFQAPQSDLEAQFEGESAKFDLTHEPVEVEYMKEAYIAEQKKELAQKKAELDSIQGQLSDLESSGDTITVESAYQGRVAKLSETLENPVVMIRGMELEAAGKLTEEERMEVEPEMPVKVNIRENSDMLKGTLSAISDTPQTVNVHTASVYPFQVKFEDGTNTEKLLPGYHAKLAITTKASQNAAVVRENQLFGTNVWMLTDQGLLQRQKVQTGINMGDLIEIKKGADTGEWAAQGDWDQFRNGTPFITSLDITDIQWKRIGKYDNVSWKEYFVTGLLNR, via the coding sequence ATGAATCGCAGGAAAGTAATACTAACATTAATCGTGTTGTTTTTTGGTGTTAATTGTTTGCTCGTTTATTTGGATGAAGACGAGAAAGTCGATCGGTTCTCCTATATTGATGAATGGGCTGCCATAACCAAGCAGGATATGTATGAAACGATTGAGACAGACGGAGTATTACAAGCAGCTAAAGAAAATAGTGTCTATTTTGATGAAGATAAAGGGAGTTTTCTGGAGTTCAAGGTGGAAGATGGTGCGGAAGTTGATGTCGGTGATGCGCTTTTTACATATGAACCGCGAAACTTTTATGAAACAAAAGCACAATTGGAAAGTGATGCCGCTTCATTGAACGGACAGATTGCCGCAATTGAGGAGGCAATTGCCAGAGTATCCTCCTTTCAGGCACCACAGTCAGATTTAGAGGCACAATTTGAAGGAGAAAGCGCAAAATTTGATCTGACACACGAGCCTGTTGAGGTAGAATATATGAAGGAGGCATACATTGCTGAGCAGAAAAAAGAACTTGCCCAAAAAAAAGCGGAGCTCGATAGTATTCAGGGTCAATTGTCGGATTTGGAATCGTCCGGGGATACGATTACCGTAGAAAGTGCATATCAGGGCAGGGTTGCCAAACTTTCGGAAACCTTGGAAAATCCAGTCGTTATGATCCGAGGAATGGAATTGGAGGCAGCCGGTAAACTCACTGAGGAAGAGCGGATGGAAGTCGAGCCGGAGATGCCTGTTAAAGTGAATATTCGTGAAAACAGTGATATGCTCAAGGGAACACTTAGTGCAATCAGTGACACACCGCAAACTGTTAATGTACATACAGCGAGTGTCTACCCGTTTCAGGTGAAGTTTGAAGATGGCACCAATACAGAAAAGCTGCTTCCGGGATATCATGCAAAACTGGCCATCACAACGAAAGCTTCACAAAATGCTGCAGTGGTCAGGGAAAACCAGTTATTTGGAACCAATGTATGGATGCTGACTGATCAAGGATTGCTGCAGCGGCAAAAGGTTCAAACAGGTATTAACATGGGTGACCTAATCGAAATAAAGAAAGGCGCAGATACAGGTGAATGGGCGGCGCAAGGGGATTGGGATCAATTCCGAAACGGTACACCATTCATTACGTCACTAGATATAACAGACATACAATGGAAACGTATTGGGAAATATGATAATGTCAGTTGGAAAGAGTATTTTGTTACAGGTCTTTTGAACAGGTAA
- the cwlD gene encoding N-acetylmuramoyl-L-alanine amidase CwlD: MERFKKVFIWGVGFVILAFLIQYPIKQADSTWKTWSLPLAGKTIVLDPGHGGPDGGAVGKDETLEKDIALEIAKKTQDFLQQAGALVYLTRENDTDLADKDTSGLSRRKAEDIRNRLEFIKKKNADFFITIHLNALSSSRWHGAQTFYFPKYDKSRHLARMIQAEIIRNLENTNRESLPIKGVYLLKHAEVPSALVEAGFLSNEHEREHLKKDTYQRKLAGSIYHGILRYVTEEPEKEKDDS, from the coding sequence ATGGAACGATTTAAAAAAGTATTTATTTGGGGAGTGGGCTTTGTTATATTGGCTTTTTTGATTCAATATCCGATAAAGCAAGCAGATTCAACCTGGAAAACATGGTCTTTGCCATTGGCTGGCAAAACAATTGTTCTTGACCCCGGCCATGGTGGTCCTGATGGCGGGGCAGTAGGCAAGGACGAGACCCTTGAGAAGGATATTGCGCTGGAAATTGCAAAGAAGACGCAGGATTTTTTGCAGCAGGCAGGTGCACTTGTATATTTGACAAGGGAAAATGATACAGATCTTGCTGATAAGGATACATCTGGATTATCACGTCGAAAAGCTGAGGATATACGGAATCGACTGGAATTTATTAAAAAGAAGAACGCGGACTTTTTTATTACGATTCATTTAAATGCTTTATCGTCGTCAAGATGGCATGGGGCACAGACCTTTTATTTCCCGAAATATGATAAAAGCAGGCACCTCGCCAGAATGATTCAGGCTGAAATAATCCGCAACCTGGAAAACACCAATCGTGAATCATTGCCAATCAAAGGTGTATATCTGCTGAAGCATGCCGAAGTTCCATCTGCATTGGTCGAAGCGGGATTCCTTTCGAACGAACATGAACGTGAACATTTGAAAAAAGATACGTATCAGCGAAAATTAGCCGGCAGTATTTACCACGGCATTCTCAGGTATGTCACAGAGGAGCCGGAAAAAGAAAAGGATGACAGCTGA
- a CDS encoding DUF948 domain-containing protein, with protein MDFVYIGILLCALAFALIAIYISYVLFRVSRTMKSLGNSLGDVEQKLNYLTPELRNTLHETEKLVDDFSDKMNATDGLFDAMENTGQSINACSRLLEKQSRKLPEYSSPQTIERLTEGAKWGQVAFKVFRRWKKQNTKNEIIVQKENLPVKK; from the coding sequence ATGGATTTCGTATATATTGGAATACTGCTTTGTGCATTGGCATTTGCACTGATAGCCATATATATATCCTACGTATTGTTTCGGGTTTCACGTACGATGAAATCGCTTGGGAATTCGTTGGGTGATGTTGAACAAAAATTGAATTACCTCACACCGGAGCTGCGGAACACGTTGCATGAAACTGAGAAGCTTGTCGATGATTTTAGTGATAAAATGAATGCAACAGATGGATTGTTCGATGCTATGGAAAATACCGGTCAATCCATTAATGCCTGCAGCAGGCTATTGGAAAAGCAAAGCCGAAAACTCCCGGAGTACAGCTCGCCGCAAACGATTGAGCGCTTGACAGAAGGAGCGAAGTGGGGGCAAGTTGCCTTTAAGGTCTTTCGAAGATGGAAGAAGCAAAATACGAAGAATGAAATAATCGTTCAGAAAGAAAATCTGCCTGTAAAGAAATAA
- a CDS encoding Mrp/NBP35 family ATP-binding protein, which yields MLSQEQVKELLYPVNDPFLHRTLEETGGVKEVTIKEEKKHVSVKIGIGKTNTAEQMQLQQEIVGILKRNGASTVGLRFEQLPDDVIRQYQPAAEEEQEKNLMGGGKHPNFIAVSSGKGGVGKSTVTVNLAMALMRLGKKVGIIDADIYGFSVPDMMGVEERPAVRGEKIIPVERFGVKVISMGFFVEDNSPIIWRGPMLGKMLNSFFKEVEWGDLDYLLLDLPPGTGDIAMDVHELLPTCKEIIVSTPHPTAAFVAARAGQMAIKTEHEILGVVENMAYFESKKTGEKEYVFGRGGGKKLAEVLKTQVLGHLPLQQPYEEEDEFAPSVYQQDHPLGKEYHKIAAKVIAKVEE from the coding sequence GTGCTGTCACAAGAACAAGTGAAGGAATTGCTTTATCCTGTTAATGACCCATTTTTACATAGAACGCTTGAAGAAACAGGCGGAGTAAAAGAGGTAACTATTAAAGAAGAGAAAAAACATGTCAGTGTTAAAATAGGGATAGGAAAAACCAATACCGCTGAGCAGATGCAGCTTCAGCAGGAGATTGTTGGTATTTTGAAGCGGAATGGTGCTTCAACTGTCGGTTTGCGTTTTGAACAATTGCCGGATGATGTAATTCGGCAATATCAACCTGCCGCCGAGGAAGAACAGGAGAAAAACCTGATGGGCGGAGGAAAGCATCCTAATTTTATTGCTGTTTCCAGTGGTAAAGGCGGTGTCGGAAAGTCTACGGTCACAGTGAATCTGGCGATGGCATTGATGCGTCTTGGTAAAAAAGTCGGTATTATTGATGCGGATATATATGGCTTTAGTGTTCCTGACATGATGGGTGTAGAGGAGCGGCCGGCAGTGCGCGGTGAGAAAATTATTCCGGTCGAACGCTTTGGTGTCAAAGTGATATCCATGGGCTTCTTTGTAGAGGATAATTCACCAATTATCTGGCGCGGTCCAATGCTTGGTAAGATGCTGAACAGCTTTTTCAAAGAAGTGGAATGGGGCGACCTGGATTATCTGCTGCTTGATTTGCCACCGGGAACCGGCGACATAGCGATGGATGTACATGAACTGTTGCCAACCTGTAAAGAAATTATTGTATCCACACCACATCCAACAGCAGCATTTGTTGCCGCACGTGCTGGGCAAATGGCAATTAAAACGGAGCACGAAATTTTGGGTGTTGTGGAAAATATGGCATATTTTGAAAGCAAAAAAACGGGCGAGAAGGAATATGTTTTCGGACGCGGCGGCGGAAAAAAATTAGCTGAAGTACTTAAAACACAAGTGCTTGGACATTTGCCGCTGCAGCAGCCTTATGAAGAAGAGGATGAGTTTGCTCCATCTGTTTATCAGCAGGACCATCCACTTGGAAAAGAATATCATAAAATAGCCGCGAAGGTTATCGCAAAAGTGGAAGAATAA
- a CDS encoding DUF948 domain-containing protein, producing MDWIGIGVIIIGLALLALVAFLIKPLKNLTEVFANLQKTTDELPDQIADITTETANAISEGRNAIKQVNSQMEVLKPLFRLIGNIVYAVNGLTSSIVQVNATMKEKAEKGSAIERYNLEWIYGIMTIGYCFVQRKKASK from the coding sequence ATGGATTGGATAGGAATTGGCGTCATTATTATCGGACTGGCCTTATTAGCATTAGTTGCTTTTTTGATTAAACCATTGAAAAATTTAACAGAGGTGTTTGCCAATCTCCAAAAAACGACAGATGAACTGCCGGATCAGATTGCTGATATTACAACAGAGACGGCAAACGCTATCAGTGAAGGCAGAAATGCCATTAAACAGGTGAACAGCCAGATGGAAGTGTTGAAACCCCTATTTCGACTGATTGGCAATATAGTTTATGCAGTAAATGGTCTTACATCATCAATTGTACAAGTCAATGCAACGATGAAAGAAAAAGCGGAAAAAGGCTCTGCAATTGAGCGATACAACCTTGAATGGATTTATGGCATCATGACAATCGGCTATTGTTTTGTACAGCGAAAAAAAGCATCTAAATAA
- a CDS encoding KinB-signaling pathway activation protein has product MNSRKWVGLFLKTLLIGAAAGLITSFFVKTESYAKILNPIDFMELSGLVIFFIGLGLVFSVISQTGFFAYLFINQFGLGLFRTFWPTVQVLLIAFVVFDLIYFPYNASDGDVSLFLYILMAAGILAYGWLIAKLKARATNQRAFIPALFLMVVITSVEWVPGLRTSGSDYAWLMIIPLLACNTYQLLVLHKITKSAEDAKKDNQAQTSTVKS; this is encoded by the coding sequence TTGAATAGTCGCAAGTGGGTGGGATTGTTTTTAAAGACGCTTTTAATCGGCGCGGCTGCGGGGCTTATTACCAGTTTTTTTGTAAAAACTGAATCCTATGCCAAAATTTTAAATCCCATTGATTTTATGGAATTAAGTGGTTTGGTGATCTTCTTTATCGGGTTGGGACTGGTGTTCAGTGTTATCAGTCAAACCGGCTTTTTTGCGTATTTGTTTATAAATCAATTTGGACTTGGTCTTTTTCGTACATTCTGGCCGACCGTACAGGTGTTACTTATTGCGTTTGTCGTATTTGATTTAATTTACTTTCCATATAATGCTTCAGATGGCGATGTTTCACTGTTCTTATACATATTGATGGCTGCGGGAATTTTAGCTTATGGATGGCTGATTGCAAAGCTGAAAGCCCGGGCAACGAATCAGCGTGCGTTTATTCCGGCACTATTTCTAATGGTAGTCATTACCTCAGTTGAGTGGGTTCCGGGTCTGCGCACAAGCGGTTCCGATTATGCTTGGCTGATGATTATTCCGCTGCTTGCATGCAATACGTATCAGCTGCTCGTGTTGCACAAAATAACAAAGAGTGCGGAAGATGCCAAAAAGGACAATCAGGCGCAAACCAGCACAGTAAAATCGTAA